In one Magallana gigas chromosome 7, xbMagGiga1.1, whole genome shotgun sequence genomic region, the following are encoded:
- the LOC117684273 gene encoding uncharacterized protein, with translation MTMETISVLFALTVAGGLVSLAEAHGRLILPPSRSSMWRFGFPTPKNYQDMQLWCGGTWNQWGLNGGRCGVCGDPYQQNPRENEAGGKYATGIISRCYRYFPAGQIIAVQVDLTVNHFGYFEFRLCEHNDTSTPITQACLDANLLQFADGSTRHYVRERDYGVMTLNLRIPPTVVCTQCVLQWKYHTGNSWGRDEGGEGIGHGPQEEFYGCSDIAILPNCDDVTGKAATPH, from the exons ATGACAATGGAGACCATCAGTGTATTGTTTGCCCTGACTGTTGCCGGTGGGTTGGTGTCCCTTGCTGAGGCCCACGGACGCCTGATCCTACCCCCCTCTAGAAGCTCCATGTGGCGGTTCGGGTTCCCCACCCCTAAGAATTACCAAGACATGCAGTTGTGGTGCGGCGGCACATGG AACCAGTGGGGTCTGAACGGAGGACGATGTGGTGTATGTGGAGACCCGTACCAACAGAATCCCCGCGAGAACGAGGCTGGCGGGAAATACGCCACCGGCATCATATCCCGATGCTACCGGTATTTTCCCGCCGGACAGATAATTGCCGTGCAGGTGGACCTCACGGTGAACCACTTTGGCTACTTTGAGTTTCGACTGTGTGAGCACAACGATACCTCCACCCCTATAACCCAAGCCTGCCTGGACGCCAACCTCCTCCAGTTCGCGGATGGCAGCACGCGACATTACGTGAGAGAGCGGGACTACGGGGTAATGACGTTAAACCTCCGTATACCACCCACAGTGGTGTGTACTCAGTGTGTACTGCAGTGGAAGTACCATACAG GTAACAGCTGGGGTAGAGACGAGGGTGGGGAAGGCATTGGTCACGGTCCCCAGGAGGAATTCTACGGCTGTTCAGACATCGCCATCCTACCAAACTGTGATGACGTCACAGGAAAAGCAGCCACTCCCCACTAA